The Brassica napus cultivar Da-Ae chromosome C1, Da-Ae, whole genome shotgun sequence DNA segment GAGAAATTTAATGGGTTCATGTGAAAGCTTCCTATTTAATTACTAAATACTACAGGTTGAAAGataaatagatttaaaaaatcaaactaaGAATCTACGGAACTGACTAATCGTTGGATTTGAAATAAAGAATAAGCTTTGTTCTCAGACACTGACATACACAGCCTAAAGAAGAACTGCCGACCATGATAATCAAATTTCATCATGCAGATCTAAAGTAACTATCAGATTTTCAGCTTCATCCAGCTCCTCCATGGTTCCTCAATCGCTCAGCCACAACATTCTGACTTTTCCCCCACAAACCCAAgccttttttcttttcatcatCTCCCACTCCGCAAGATCTCCTTCAACCGTGGATGCCGTAACGCCATATATATACGTGTCGTCATAATAACATATTTAAGGGATCTTAAGTGAAGCCATATTTAGAAATGCTAGGACtgtgattttaaaaataaatagttaaagTGTTCAATTGGTAATACTGAGACATTTCTTATTTAAAAGAAGTGGTTTCCAATATGAACACTGCAAACATTTAATGTGGTAAAATCTATAATGATAGATTGAAGAGTTCTTATCTATCTGATCAGCGCCTGACGATCCCTTCCTTTAGAACCAAGTTTGCTGCAATCTGCATAAAGTAAAAGGCAATCAGGATACAATGCGAAGAAATAGAATGAGTCCAGAATAAAATGTTCTCTAAGAACACATAAATATGAATACAGATCAAATGAGAGATATGAGGCGACTAACAAAGAGACCTAACAATACAAATCACAAAATATTGATGAGCAGTCAACTAATGGCCTTAGTCATAGCAGATGGGTCGATAATATTACAAGCTACCTACATATCAACAAAATAAGGAAACTGATCAACCAAAGGTTGTTGGCAGTTTACTACGTATCACCCATGTATCAGGCATTACAAAAGCATGCATATCAAGCAAAATTGCATCtaatatctaatatattaaaagggGAGTACAAAATTAGATTACCCCTTTGTTTTCCACAATATTTACACTGTCATGCCACTGACCTATTAAATGAAGCTATATTTATGGATATTTTATCTTTTACGGATTAATTACGTTTCATAATTCTATTCTTAACAAAAATAAGTTCTTACTTTAAAGTTCACGTCTCCAGTGTTCacttatttattcttttttgtattgaaatatctatttatgTCATTTACAAAGTAAACAAACATCTCCATATATCAAATGTACTTTGGTTATATCATTATGTTTGAACCTCTTTTCCTATTATAATTTTACAAACCATACAAATCAATGTACaataaacttttttatatttaatttatacaaacataccaatatatatttaatataaattttatatttacagtTTTGATACTAAAATTATCATCAGCAATTTGAGCATCACCGCACCTAGACTTGCTGAACAAAGCAGCCCAAATTTGaaaatagaaattattaaaTCTTTGTTAATAAACATGATCCTAATTACAAGCGATATTAGATATGCATATATTCAAAATCTTTACTATTTAATCATtatcaatatatagaaaatcatTTTCATAAGCGGGATACTTTCAATTGCAGAAAATCTTTGGGTAATCAAcaaaaaatttggaaaccagaTATATGCGCCACCGTAATCATGTTACCTAATATATCTTGCATATAATTAGCTAACAGAATCATTCACGCCCCTAACCTTGCGGATCAATCAACATTTATGTTTAACATCTGCTTTACTAAAATAGAAGTAAACATACAATTTTGGATTGATTTTCAGAAAATTAACATTTACtgtttaattcaaaattttgattttctagatattttatacataaatttctttttttttttgtaaattttggatTTGTGTATATGATATCCAATAAATATCAGTCATATAATTTACGGTAAAAcgcaaaataatatttgatgtaattaaacacattattatcttttaaaatgttatattagtACGCACATTACAAATCTTGTATAACATTTATGACAAAcggagataaaaaaaattgacaccCGCTCGAGTTAAAATTGTTTGTAATGTTAAAATAAGTATAGTTTTGTCGGTAATGTGAACATAAAATGTAAGgttattatatttagtttcatgtaattttttttttaaatacgaaaATAAAAATCTCAACCATAATTTTAATActgatatgaatttttaaaaattgatataaaatatttatcattatCATTATATCTCTAAAAATTAATCagtattgttttagaaaaattaatcaATATCATATATAACTTACAAAacaatagtaaaatatatagtGAAAGCTGTTATAAAAATAGTCCAAATTAATGTTGCATATAATTGAGAATAAATTAagcattttaataaaattatatcagaattgtttttaatggtaaaataagtgacgtcaaaaaagaaaaaaaaaagaaaaggtaaaataagtatatttttGTAAGTATCGTCAACATAAAAGGTAAggttattatatttaatataatgtaatttttttttaagtacaaAAATCAAAAGTTCAACCATAATATTAATactaatatgaaaataaaaaatatatagtttcatagtcgaacaaaataataatgtaaaataacccgataaaaacaaaataaaagaaatgatATTAGATAACTTATACTAaaacaaacatattaaaacatCTATACCGACATAGTAAAAATAGAACACAAATTCATTAATAATCggatttgaaaatttatttaacccccccccccccccccccaaaaaaaaaaaattgaagttgagtctcttatttaaaatgataaaaactgaaaattaaagtaaaatcatttaactaaaaatattatgtgaaacaaattataataggacaaacttaaatatatgtttctcaaatataataatacaaaaatatataacctaacatattatttattaattttgaaacagTAACAAtgaatatcatatttttatgcTACATgctttttttctcaaaaagttaataaattggcttttgttttttaaattgtttaaattataaaatttaagaacaaTGTATTACAAATCTATCCAAttcaagaataaaaaatattgtgaacaaagtaaaatacttatatttttaagaactgTTCTAATATAgtaacaattatataatttctaaaaaaagaaaTGGTAATATTTGTAGTAAAATagtcaaaaattaaaacttaaaatttcattaaaatttaaaatatatttgtattatttcGTTCATTTGCTTACCCGCCCGAAGAGCGGGACCaaccctagtatatatatatatataatattatatccAACAAAAATTTATTTAGCGCGTGTCTATTTTGATtatctgtaaataaaaattaaatttatttaatttggatatAGAAACACAAAACGATAACACATAAAAACATGAtgagataaaataataataaacaatttacaAATTAAAACATGTAGCCGTTATATACATATACTTGATTAAGATCCGCGCTTTGCGCGGGAtgaactttatatataaaaattattttatgtattatatttttttacatattatgaaataataaatatatattaaacaattaaaaataagtaactattacacatataaatcaattttattaatccaaacaatatttttttctatttgataggatatataattaaatttaaatgatattaacatatatagtatatttttaatattaatatctattaaaaaatattttctactcatattattttttgatcatttgtttcttttataacaaaaactttaaattagtgataacaaaatttccattgtgggattaattgttttagtaatttgtaatttaaaaaataataagttgtcaatgtttgtTCAGAGCttttatcagaaaaaaaattgttcaaagtaaattttaaaattaaaatatttgtgtattttatgtggtatattgtttaatttaaaatgatatatatatatatatatataatcttaataattaattaaattagacttttacttatatgattttgtaatcatttgtattttgtcataaaaaaaattaaatcatggatcacaaaatttgaatgtgagacttttaagaGTATTAGTAATTTAtggtaatttttaaaaattcaaaatataacacatacagaaaaatctaaatttttattatatggttaatgtggttgtttaatttttattatatggtttaatattaaagaaatataatagaagatctattaatttttattaaatctttattattcaaaatcattaattgccatatatactttaaccacattaggtaatttcgtaatttttatttaaggaaataataaagaacaataataatgaatttatgattagtttaataaaaagcttattatataattagatggaccaacctatttctctaatgattctaacaATCATCCTAGTTATGACACatggctacaaaaaaaagttgtaatgtttatcaattaatatataggagatttaCTATTCTAATTATACTTCGTAATTTTTGGTAACCTTCGAGGTAATAGTAATACTACTTTACACATAGTAATACTTTGGacaattttaagtttttttagtAAAGCCATGTCAACTTGATATATTTTGTAGTAAAACCAATTTTTTATACGATTAATATCATTAGGGaagaatattacataaatattttacctgaaataagtatttttatagattctatttattatatcttTACGATTCACATGGTTGTAACAACCATGAAAGTTAAGGAAACATTTtcgaaaaatgataaatattcctaaaactttagaaaatatttatctaAATAGTTTTAATAGTCTTATTTACTATATACAAAGTCTACTAATAGATATATTGGTTAGATATGCTAAATATAGGTACTACTTGTAATATATAGGAGTTTCAAATTATACATAATAAAATCCAGTAATCCTAGTAATCCGAATTACACACGATAAACACAGTAATTCTAGTAGTCCAATTATACACAATAAATCTAGTAATCATAGTAGTCTGATTACACACAATAAAGCCAATAATCCTAATAATCCGATTACACACAATGAAAACATTATAAAATTACACATTCAAACACCTGAACTACTTCCAAATTAAAACCACGGTCCCATACCTCTCACTCGTGCCTCCAGCTTTTTTTCtctgcttttctttttcttttccaataTACTACACTAATATAACACATAGTATTATACAAAATAGTattgtttatctttttaatacATGGTAATGAAATTCTAtagttataaaaatagaaataaataatatttcaaaatttgtaaaatattattatataaaattatttaatgtcATATTTGAGTAGATTTACTTTAATGATGATGTATAATTTACAACCTTGACTATGGATTTCAATAACTTATAGTTCACAACGGGATGCTAGTTCCGCCAAACTAGACAAACGTTTTGTCTTTGGTCGCCTTAGGGTTTTAGTTGCATTCGTCGTAATTAATGAAAGGACAAcaccatgtatatatataataacatggCAATGTGCTTAACCTAGTCAACTTAAGGGCTGGTGGGCTAAAGCCCATGCACATACACGTTTCCATTAAGATAATtataactattataattatcacTTACTTTAGTATAATACATCTTATGTATTATATTACTTCCAAAACCATAATTATTAATCTAGTTTGTTTAGTTTGTTTAGTTTGTTCAGGTGTGTGACCCTATAGGatcatataaaattagtaataGTTTTTCAATCTATAGATTATAATCGAACTAAACATTATAACTACTTAATTTTATAGGATTGTCAAACCTCAACACTAAGACTTTAACGAGATCAAGTACAAAATGATTTTAGGGCATTCCCAACAGTCTTGTCACGTCAGCACTAGCACCAAGCTGGCACTAGAATGACGACCGGTACATCGCATCCTTACCGTCCAGAGAGAAACGTGGGTATATATTGGTTCAACGCGTTCCTCGCCGACCTTAATGGCAAGCAAATATAATTAGCACACAGTAATTAGGTAATACTTAAGGTATCAATACGGATCGTAcagaaaaaaaatctctcttaCACAACTCACAAGTATAACAAAACTATAGCTTTCACAATGAAAAAAACTTAAGTTGTAGTCTCTAATATCATGATTTGGTAACAAATTTACGtaagatatatattaatatataaacatttaagtatTTAACTATACGTTGGAGTTCATGACTATGAGTGATCACTATATATGCATAAGCATGACACACCTCAAGATATCAGAGCTGTTAACGCACGACATCCGAACTGGCTGATATAGGTTATCATCATCGTCGTCGCAATTATCAAAAGAACCGTAGTAAGATTCACGGAGCCTAGCTCTTCGAACAATATCTTCTTCAACCTCTAGCTGAAGTATCATATCCTCTAGCGTTCTCGGCGACCCTCCACCGAGAGGTGTGTTTTCAGGTGTGACAGATGGTCTGATCACGTCGATGTTTTTTTGATGTTGGTTTGTGGAAGTCGAGCCATCACCACCACAAGAGCTCGGAAAGCCACCACGTGGACCTCGTCCTCGCATTCTCGACGCTAGATAGTGTTtcttgaggaagaagaaatacAGATCTtccattgttttgttttttgggtATTTCCTTAAGGATTTGAAACTGatggtgaaggagaagaagccATGGTTGTGTACTGGTGTGTGGCGTGAGAGGAATGAATTCAAGGTGATGGGAGAGAGTTTCTTTAAGTTTTGGGGTGAAAATTAAGTATATACGTTAGAGAAATTAGGTGGTAtggctaagaaaaaaaaaatatttagctcTATAGCTAAATGTCCTACCATACATCGATACAAcgtgtattttatatattaatacacTACTACCCTCCTAACTGACCGCTGAAACCTGCtaccaaataattttaaaacaaatcataaataaatataaataataatttgtggTTCTTTATTATTCACACACCACTTGctagataaatatttaattgataATTTGGTGAAAGTGAATATGTTCCATCTCAGATTTACGAGACCTTCATCACCACCGTTTACATtctcgatgaagaagaagaccacTTTCAACGGCTCCGACGTTGAGGAAAGCTAGAGGAGGCTTCTCAGATTCTGAAATCGACAGTCCCAACGAAACAGAACAGGATCATGGAAGCTGATGAGAAGATAGCTTCCAAAGTTGCGTGCAGCGAGTGACGTGTGCAGTTGATTGTCTGTCGGAATTGACTGGAGCAAGGAATATGGCAAGTAGTAGACGACGAGCTGAAGTTTATATTTTGATTCGTGTACGAGACTGGAAATTGCAGAAACGAATTTCAAGGCTCTAATTTGCCTTTGTCCTCTTATAAGCTACGAATCTGAGTTCTTCATTTGTTACATGTCGGGATTGTTATTTACCtttgtatataattttgtaaagaTAAATAGTATAGTTAAACGTAAATGGAATAGAATTTACTATGACATCAAATAAAACAGAATGTTAATGGGATGGCATTCATACGATGTTGTCTCTTCCACCTTTTTCTCTAATGTCGTTAATCTCTTTCGAATATCTTATGATTTCGTCAATTTTTAATTCTTCTGTCATCGATCTTTTGAGCAATATAGATTTTACAAGTCCAttctattttcattttatatagcATAGTTTCGATCATTGATATGTATTATTTGTTCTATTTTATTTGAGTTCAAGGTTTATATctgaatttagggtttatagttgggtatagggtttagtaattaaggtttagggtttggtattTGGAAGGTGGATGTTGAAGTTAAGGTCAtcattaactttttttaatgtaatcatagacatttcataCTTTTACCAATATATagtatgatatttattttgttccgtTCTATTTGGATTTAGTTTTATAATTGATTTAGagttatatttgggtttagaatttagtagttaggatttagggtttagtatttacggtttatggtttattatttaagagtTGAGGTTGGGTTAATGTTTAGTGTTTATGGATTCTGGGTGTGGTTTGATTTCTATACTATTTCGACGATTTATAATAGAACACTCGGTGTACATGTATGTGATCAATAAACATTTGACGTGGAtgtattatagtttatatttgggtttaaaatttagtgattagggtttagggtttagtatttatgaGTTGGGGTTGGGTTGGGTTAGTGTTTAGTATATAGGGATTATAGGGTGTAGTTTGCATCCTATACTACTTCgacaatataaaatagaacattggatgtatatatatatgtggtcAATAAACTTGTCACGTGGATGTCTACTTCTTCTTTAATATGAAAAGTTTTCGGTTCCCTCTTATCCATATCTTTTCTCAGTTACGTCATCAATATATAATACATTCACCGGGTAATTGTTAACGAAAAGGGTATAACCGGATAAATTGTATCACAAATGTTAGTTtcttaataatatcaaaatcattgccattttcttaattttcattgtgaatatgGTTATTCAGCAAATAAACCGGTTTTAATGAGTGTCACGTAGGAAAGTGTCATTGGTGGTCAGGAGGTTCTCTTTTCTCATCTCTCACGTATTagataaatgttttgtttccaGGGCCATTCTTTGTTTCACGGAGGATATATTTCTCAAATTCACTAAAACCACAAAATGTAGGGGAAAGATTGTAAGATTTCAGACTTTAGGGAAAATGCTATATCTGAAATACAATGGTTTTAGTCTAATAATCACTTATTCCAGCATGCATTAAATGATGTCGTAGCCCGTAGATATAATAATCTTTTGGCATGCTATACTAAGCATATACGTGCATAGATAACATTAACATATATCAAACCCTAATCGCTGAGACAGCGATTATGTAATAGAAAGAATTCTCCTTGAGAAATTCTTTGTTGGTAGCAGCTCGAACTGCGTACTGTTTGAAGAGCTTCCGGGTCAGGTCAGGGCCGAGATAAGCTTCAACAATTGGCTTTAGACCGGCTTGAACCGAGTTAGACATGGCTCGACCGTAAGACTCCGGATCTTTCAACTCTTGCTGTTTAGCATTCATGGGGTCAGCTATTTTCAGTACCTCCATCTTCTCTATCCTGAAACCACCACAACGATCAACCGCAGCCGCTATCTCCTCTGTGCTTCTCAGGTACACCGGAATGTTGAATCCATCTCTTTTCTCCTCTTCTATTAGACCCTTTTACAAACTCACCCAAAAAAGAAACATTTTGTCAATTCCATAGAACATAAAAAACGgtccataaaataaaaacatggaGGTCAAGATGACCTCATCTACTAGATCTTGCCAAGCTTGATCCATTAAAATAGTGAAAAGGTGCCTGAGACCGGAGTCATGATCACTGACTTGGCTAACTAAGCCAGAAGGTCGACCACCCATCAACATAAATAATACTCCTCCTTCTACAATTTCTTCTTTCCGACATTTCAAAAACTGGACTAAGTCCTTGTCCGACTGCTCCGCGTATGCCTCCACAACTTCTCCCTCTGCTCCTTGAATCCACGCCCTTCCCTTGTTCCATGTCTTCGATCCTTTCTCCATCACTTTTTCTGGTACCTGaatatccaaaaaatcaaataatgcTACTTTTAGATTCACGGAGACAATTTTATTAGAGGATACCATAATCAGACTTTACTGATTGTTGTTTTTGAGATATTGTTCATTAACATTTGATGAAATATTAgagttttattttctatttatatagttttactAAATGTATATATTATCTCTATTTATAGTAATCAATCTGAATCTTCTGTTTTCACAGCCAAtgtaaattacatttttttttataagttacaTAGATAATTAAATACCCAAATTCGTACAAtaagtgaacaaaaaaaaaattatatatatatacctataCCTAAAAATAATATAGGCTATACCTGAGAGAGCCATTGTAAGGCGCTCGTGGTCACGACAACATGTAGCCCTCCTTTCGGAAACAGCCTCCCATAGAACGAGCCGGGAACTCCAGCGGCGAAGTACTTTTTGCTCGAGCCGTTAACTTTGTCTTCCAACGATCGAAACAACGTGTTGAAGTCGTTCGAAGGCAAGTCAGAGAAGAACACCTCTAACTCCGGCTCCGGCTGATCAGATTTTCCGTCAGACACAGTTAGCTTCCGACTTAAAGCATCAATCACCGTGTCCACCGTGGAAAACGTATTGTCTCCGACCGCGCAGCCTAAATCTGCTATCTTTATGAGAGATGAGCCTCCTATGGTGAGCTTTATGGAATCGATGGCTGACGTCAGCATTGTTTTGCTTGAGGCTAACGCTGCCGCCGGACCGTAGCTGTTTTTGGCGTAACTGTGGTCATCATCGCCGCCTTGCATGGAGAGCACGTATTCGAGGCTCCGGGAggaattcatatttttaatcgtaaaatgTGTGTAAGAAAATTATTAGGTGAACGTTGTAACTACTAGATAAGTTGATCAAAGGAGGGTCTCTATTTTTGGTCTTAATGAAGTTGCATTAGGACCAAACATCTCTATATATACAGATATACTCAGCTACATTATGGACTCAAAGGGTTCTATTCGTTTTTACTTAATTTGATTCAAGACACGTCCTTAAAGTGTCAGTTTCTATGTGATTTAATGAATTGTACCAAACTTTTACTAACCATTTTTAAACCTACATTGTTCTAATATAATGTTTTCAACTTATAATGTTGTTTGTGGTCTTTTATgaactttttacttatatactGCAAGAAgcaatctatatataatagcaaacctactttttgtttttgctgatgtcatcattttttatagaaaaataaaagtaaaatcgTACGGTTAAAATTGTTGCGGTTATACAATCTAATGGACACAATTTTAGTTTCATTTAGACGTCTGACATCATCAATAATAATGCAAATGGCAtctctttgattctttttcATGAATCGTTACTTCcgaaagacacaacctttcgaAATAGAAtcttttagtttatatatcgtTTCTTTATCCTAATATCTTCATTGTTCTTATTTACATTCAGTTTTATCATACTATCTTCAATTTTTTCTGTTGCTTTGTGGATTTTTTTCATTATAGAATAATCTCTTATCTGATTCCATCACCACTAAACTTAATCGAGTACTTGTTTCTCAACCGCTGATCTCAAATGTCAACTTTCCAATGCTCTTGATTTATCTTCGTCTCTTCTTTTTTGATTATTTCCACTCTCTTTTTCTGTCTCCCCAACCCACTGATTAATTAATCTACTGCTTGTGTGGAGTTATCATCCACAGATGCCGTTAGATAGAGATGCCATTAACTGATTGCACATATTGTGGATATGCTTTGTGAAATGAGAGTAAATAGTTTGTAGATTTTCTGTCCGTTTCTTATTACTCTAACAATTGCACATAATACAGTGGTTCAAATGTCCATTTCGTTTGCAGTTTTAGCAACAAAAGGAGGAGATACATTGAGGGATGCGTTTCCATCTCACCGAACAGTTACGGTATATCGACTCGCCTTTGGGAATAGATTGAATCGGGTAAGCTCCGTTTTCTTTTTCGTAATAGCAAACccatttttttatctttgttgAGGTCAGcatttttttataggaaaataaaaattaaatcagaCGGTAAAGATTGCTTCGTTGTCCAATCTAATGGTTATGTTTTACTTGCATTTAAATGTTATGACATCATCAGTTAGTAATCCAAAAGATGTgtctgatgacaaaaaaaaaatccaaacgaTGTGTCTTCACGTttcatttttcaaaagatacaaCGCTTCACGCTACCCTTTCAAAatgaaatttctaaaatttatatattgttcctttttgaccaaaaaaaataatatatatatatatatatatatattgttcctTTATCAGTTTTCTTCATCGTTTTTCTTTCATTCAAATTTCTTGTcatccagattttttttttttaatttctcttcCATTTATCTTCTCATCAGATACATCATTACAACTTGAAACAACAACTTGAAACATGAGAGAAATAGAGAACGCATTAAGAAACGTTTGTGACGTAGAAGCCAGAAGATACGATTATGATAAAGATAATTTACGGTTGGAAGTTGGAACATGTCAAACCACAATGGCAAGAAAGATGCAGGTGATTGACGATTTGATGGAGGGTTCACATGAGCCAAAGTCAGACTCTTAGAAGCACTATCTTGATCAAGGCC contains these protein-coding regions:
- the LOC111211796 gene encoding gibberellic acid methyltransferase 1-like isoform X2, with the translated sequence MNSSRSLEYVLSMQGGDDDHSYAKNSYGPAAALASSKTMLTSAIDSIKLTIGGSSLIKIADLGCAVGDNTFSTVDTVIDALSRKLTVSDGKSDQPEPELEVFFSDLPSNDFNTLFRSLEDKVNGSSKKYFAAGVPGSFYGRLFPKGGLHVVVTTSALQWLSQVPEKVMEKGSKTWNKGRAWIQGAEGEVVEAYAEQSDKDLVQFLKCRKEEIVEGGVLFMLMGGRPSGLVSQVSDHDSGLRHLFTILMDQAWQDLVDEFVKGSNRRGEKRWIQHSGVPEKHRGDSGCG
- the LOC111211796 gene encoding gibberellic acid methyltransferase 1-like isoform X1 is translated as MNSSRSLEYVLSMQGGDDDHSYAKNSYGPAAALASSKTMLTSAIDSIKLTIGGSSLIKIADLGCAVGDNTFSTVDTVIDALSRKLTVSDGKSDQPEPELEVFFSDLPSNDFNTLFRSLEDKVNGSSKKYFAAGVPGSFYGRLFPKGGLHVVVTTSALQWLSQVPEKVMEKGSKTWNKGRAWIQGAEGEVVEAYAEQSDKDLVQFLKCRKEEIVEGGVLFMLMGGRPSGLVSQVSDHDSGLRHLFTILMDQAWQDLVDEGLIEEEKRDGFNIPVYLRSTEEIAAAVDRCGGFRIEKMEVLKIADPMNAKQQELKDPESYGRAMSNSVQAGLKPIVEAYLGPDLTRKLFKQYAVRAATNKEFLKENSFYYIIAVSAIRV